Sequence from the Fervidobacterium sp. genome:
AAACATAGTATGTGGTATTAGCAGAAATGATCAGCAGAAACATTTCCTGGATATTCCTGTATTAAAATCGTTAAGACAATTCTGTCATGATAAAGTAGATACTGCTATATTTTTTGTACCAGCTCCTTTCTTGTACGAAGCATTTCTTGATGCGTTTGAGAATGGGGTGAAGAACTTCATCGTTATCACAGAACATGTACCAATCCACGATACACTGAAAATGGTGAAGTTAGTTAAAGAGAATAAGTTAACTCTGATAGGTCCAAATTGTCCTGGCATCATACATCCAAGAGAGCGAGTAAAACTTGGTATAATGCCTGAAAAATATTTCAAAGATGGTGAAATTTGTATAATTTCAAGAAGCGGTACATTGATGTACGAAGTGGCAAAGAACATAAGCGAAGAATTTGGAATAGGCGTTGCACTTGGACTTGGAGGTGATCCAATAGTTGGTACTAATGTAGCTGAGGCATTTGAGATAGTTAAAAATCTTGGGTATGAAAAGGTCGTCTTGATCGGTGAGATAGGTGGTGAAGATGAAATAAAGGGTGTGGAGCATGCAATCAAAATAGGTTTTAAACCAGAGTTTATAAAAGCTTACTTTGCAGGAAGACACGCACCTGAAGGTAAAAGAATGGGTCACGCTGGCGCTATCATCGAAGGCGAGCGCGGGACCATTAAATACAAAGAAAAACAACTGAGAGAATACGGTGTATCGGTGGTGAAATTTCCATGGGAGTTAAAAAGAATTACAGCGTAATTTTTAAAGAATACTTCCTATCATCCTTTGGAGTTTTTCTAACTGCTCTTGGAATTTCTATCTTTTTGATACCTAACAATATCGCTGCAGGTGGTGCTTCCGGTTTGGCTATAGTTTTAAATAGGTTTATAAATCTCTCCGTTGGTATTTGGATGTATATAATAAATGGTCTATTGTTTTTAACTGCCTTCATACTTGTGGGATTTGATTTCAGTTTTAAAACAATTTACTGCACATTCTTACTCAATTTTTTGGTTGATCTTTTCAATAGAATCCTTCCTTTATTCAAATATCAAGGGGATATCATAATTTCTGTGTTCTTTGGAGATATATTAACAGCTATAGGTATGGCAATAGCATTCTCACAAAATGCTTCAACTGGAGGCACAGACATAATTGCAAAGATACTAAACAAATTCTTTGGTTTTCCAATGGGCATGACAATACTATTTTTGGATATTACGATTGGGGTTTTAGCAGGGCTTGCTTATGAAATCGACACAGGTATGTACTCGGTGCTGGCTATTATAATAAATGGAACAACTATTGATTTTGTAATGAAAGGTTTAGAATTGTCCGTTAACGTATGGGTAGTTTCAGAAAAGTGGGATGAAATAAGAAAATTCATCCTTGACGAACTTGAAAGAGGGGTAACGATATTTGATGCTATAGGAGGTTACACTCTAAGTCCAAAAAAGATCTTATTGGTGGCTTTAAAACGTCGAGAATTACATGAACTTGTATCAAGTATCAGACGAATCGACCCACATGCATTTTTTATAGTTAACGAAGCACGAAATGTTTTCGGTGAAGGATTTAGAGAACTGATTTAGCTACAAAACACAAAAGCTCCAAACTGGTGAGACCTTTTTCATTTCATGCAAAACTCAAACACTTTTGCAAGCTTTATCTCATTCTCACAAACATTTAGAAAAATTCAACAAATGCATTAAGCATTAACAATTCTAATCTAAGACTTACAAAAACTTATTCTTTTAGGTACTCTCTATACAGCATCCAAGTTTTATCAGAGCTTTTTCTTTGGCTTTCGCCTTTAGATGTTATTTTTCATTTATTGACGATTAACAAAGCCATGTTAAAATAAATTTGACAAGTGAATATTATTCCCGAAGGGGAGCTCCTATTATGCGGGGCTGAGAGGAGAGAGACAATCTCTCGACCCTTTGAACCTGAACCGGGTAATACCGGCGGAGGGATTCGGGAAGAAGGTAAAGATATATTTAATCAATCCCTCCGTATTTTCGGAGGGATTTTATTTTAAAATTCTCAAAGAGGAGGTTGGTTTTATGTACAAGAAAGACACACTTATAAGCAAACTTATCGTTGAAGAGTTTTTTGAAAAGCTCAACAAAGCTTTGACCGTCGATGTAGCAATAGCTGGATGTGGTCCCAGTGGACTAGCTTTGGCAAGTGAGCTTGCCAAAAATGGGCGTAGTGTTGCAATATTTGAAGCTAAAAACGAACCAGGTGGTGGTATTTGGGGCGGAGGTATGATGTTCAACGAGGTTGTACTTGAGAGAGAACTCATAGGATATCTTAGAGAAAACCAGATTAATTACAAAGAACACGGCGAATTTTTGACAGTCGACTCTGTGCACTTTGCTTCCGCATTATTGTACAAAGCCACACAAAATGGTGCATTGATATTTAACAATGTCTTCGTAGAAGATTTGGTTATGTACGATGAAAGAATATCGGGAGTTGTAATCAACTGGATGCCAACGATTAGAGAAAAGTTACATGTAGATCCAATAACCGTTGTTTCAAAAGTAGTTGTTGATGGAACGGGCCATCCAGCAAACCTTGTGAGATTGTTGTCTAAAAGAGGCATTTTAAATAGTGTGTCAGGGAATTCTGAAAATTTATGCAGTTGTGGGGTTGTTGAATATGAGTTTCCAATGGATGCGGAAAATGGTGAAAAATTCGTCGTTGAAAACACAAAAGAAATTTTTCCAGGCTTATATGTAATAGGTATGGCAGCTGTAAG
This genomic interval carries:
- a CDS encoding sulfide-dependent adenosine diphosphate thiazole synthase, translating into MYKKDTLISKLIVEEFFEKLNKALTVDVAIAGCGPSGLALASELAKNGRSVAIFEAKNEPGGGIWGGGMMFNEVVLERELIGYLRENQINYKEHGEFLTVDSVHFASALLYKATQNGALIFNNVFVEDLVMYDERISGVVINWMPTIREKLHVDPITVVSKVVVDGTGHPANLVRLLSKRGILNSVSGNSENLCSCGVVEYEFPMDAENGEKFVVENTKEIFPGLYVIGMAAVSVGGGPRMGPIFGGMIFSGLRAAELIEQELKRIDSLSSEKVMKV
- a CDS encoding CoA-binding protein, whose product is MFWKDSKICVYGITGRYGRYHTKKMKDYGTNIVCGISRNDQQKHFLDIPVLKSLRQFCHDKVDTAIFFVPAPFLYEAFLDAFENGVKNFIVITEHVPIHDTLKMVKLVKENKLTLIGPNCPGIIHPRERVKLGIMPEKYFKDGEICIISRSGTLMYEVAKNISEEFGIGVALGLGGDPIVGTNVAEAFEIVKNLGYEKVVLIGEIGGEDEIKGVEHAIKIGFKPEFIKAYFAGRHAPEGKRMGHAGAIIEGERGTIKYKEKQLREYGVSVVKFPWELKRITA
- a CDS encoding YitT family protein, with the protein product MGVKKNYSVIFKEYFLSSFGVFLTALGISIFLIPNNIAAGGASGLAIVLNRFINLSVGIWMYIINGLLFLTAFILVGFDFSFKTIYCTFLLNFLVDLFNRILPLFKYQGDIIISVFFGDILTAIGMAIAFSQNASTGGTDIIAKILNKFFGFPMGMTILFLDITIGVLAGLAYEIDTGMYSVLAIIINGTTIDFVMKGLELSVNVWVVSEKWDEIRKFILDELERGVTIFDAIGGYTLSPKKILLVALKRRELHELVSSIRRIDPHAFFIVNEARNVFGEGFRELI